One Streptomyces sp. NBC_00102 DNA segment encodes these proteins:
- a CDS encoding N,N-dimethylformamidase beta subunit family domain-containing protein, with amino-acid sequence MGAEHSSRWESGALAHAVSDPFGQGPLPWLRDSENYLNDTGQVVPWYADPDLGRSGGGPRTADDVHRQVKGFASPGAAAPGEAIDFHITVDPPQPFYVDIYRIGHYGGDGARKITTVPRQSGIVQPPPLTADKTVSCHHWWRSWRLQIPAQWSVGAYVAVLTTDDNHRSHIPFTVRDDHPADLLLLLPDITWQAYNLYPEDGRTGASLYHAWDEKGGLLGEEEAAVTVSFDRPYAGAGLPLHVGHAYDFIRWAERYDYSLAYADARDLHAGRVDPGRYRGLVFPGHDEYWSVPMRRTAELARDTGTSLVFLSANTMYWQVSLSASASGVPDRLLTCRKRQGPGKAALWREIDRPEQLLLGIQYAGRVPEPSPLIVRNADHWLWRGTGAGEGEEIAGLVAGEADRYYPRTALPEHESRILLAHSPYEDSEGARRYQETSLYQAPSGALVFASGTFAWSPALDRPGHTDARIQRATANLLDRICKRD; translated from the coding sequence ATGGGGGCGGAGCACAGTAGCCGGTGGGAGTCCGGTGCCCTCGCGCACGCCGTGAGCGATCCGTTCGGGCAGGGTCCGTTGCCCTGGCTGCGCGACAGCGAGAACTACTTGAACGACACGGGACAGGTCGTCCCCTGGTACGCCGATCCCGACCTGGGGCGCAGCGGCGGCGGTCCGCGCACCGCCGATGACGTGCACCGACAGGTGAAGGGTTTCGCCTCGCCCGGGGCGGCGGCGCCCGGGGAGGCCATCGACTTCCACATCACGGTCGACCCGCCCCAGCCGTTCTACGTCGACATCTACCGCATCGGCCACTACGGCGGCGACGGCGCCCGGAAGATCACCACCGTTCCCCGCCAGTCGGGCATCGTGCAGCCTCCTCCGCTCACCGCCGACAAGACGGTTTCCTGCCACCATTGGTGGCGCTCCTGGCGGCTCCAGATCCCCGCCCAGTGGTCCGTGGGCGCCTATGTCGCCGTACTGACCACCGATGACAACCACCGCTCGCACATCCCGTTCACGGTCCGGGACGACCACCCGGCCGATCTGCTGCTGCTGCTCCCGGACATCACCTGGCAGGCGTACAACCTCTACCCGGAGGACGGCCGGACGGGCGCCAGCCTCTACCACGCGTGGGACGAGAAGGGCGGGCTGCTGGGTGAGGAGGAGGCGGCGGTCACGGTCTCCTTCGACCGCCCGTACGCGGGCGCCGGGCTGCCGCTGCACGTCGGCCACGCCTACGACTTCATCCGCTGGGCCGAGCGGTACGACTACAGCCTCGCCTACGCGGACGCCCGCGACCTGCACGCCGGCCGCGTCGACCCGGGGCGCTACCGGGGCCTGGTCTTTCCCGGTCACGACGAGTACTGGTCCGTCCCGATGCGGCGCACGGCGGAGCTGGCGCGGGACACCGGGACCTCGCTGGTCTTCCTCTCGGCCAACACCATGTACTGGCAGGTGTCGCTCTCCGCGTCCGCGTCCGGGGTGCCCGACCGCCTCCTGACCTGCCGCAAACGGCAGGGGCCGGGGAAGGCCGCGCTCTGGCGGGAGATCGACCGGCCGGAGCAGCTGCTGCTCGGCATCCAGTACGCGGGCCGGGTGCCCGAGCCCTCGCCGCTGATCGTGCGCAACGCCGACCACTGGCTCTGGCGGGGAACCGGGGCGGGGGAGGGCGAGGAGATCGCCGGCCTGGTGGCGGGCGAGGCCGACCGGTACTACCCGCGCACGGCGCTGCCGGAGCACGAGAGCCGCATCCTGCTGGCGCATTCGCCGTACGAGGACTCCGAGGGCGCCCGGCGTTACCAGGAGACCTCGCTCTACCAGGCGCCGTCCGGGGCCCTCGTCTTCGCCTCCGGCACCTTCGCCTGGTCGCCGGCGCTGGACCGGCCGGGACACACCGACGCACGCATCCAGCGGGCCACGGCCAATCTGCTGGACCGGATCTGCAAGCGGGACTGA